Proteins encoded together in one Streptomyces sp. TLI_171 window:
- the cobN gene encoding cobaltochelatase subunit CobN, which translates to MILLLSTSDTDLLSARAADGPVPFRLGNPARLSPEELPELLAGVELVVVRLLGGRRAWQEGLDALLAGPRPVVVLTGEQAPDAQLMELSTVPAGIAAEAHAYLAHGGPANLAELGAFLSDTVLLTGHGFAPPASAPAWGPLERTARTDGGPTVAVLYYRAHHMSGNTAFVETLCRAIEDRGAQARAYFCASLRGAEPELLAELGAADVIVTTVLAAGGTRPADAQAGGDEEAWDAGALAALDRPIMQALCLTWSREQWEGSDDGLSPLDTATQIAVPEFDGRLITVPFSFKEVDEDGLTVYAADPERAARVAGIAVRHALLRHTPAAERRLALVLSAYPTKHARVGNAVGLDTPASAIRLLERLRAEGMDLGDSLPGLHTDTDGGHEGDALIHALIEAGGYDQAWLTEDQLSRNPVRIPAADYRRWYATLPAALRERVEQHWGPAPGELYVDRSHNPDGDIVLAAIRSGNLLVLIQPPRGFGENPVAIYHDPDLPPSHHYLAAYRWISADRQDGGFGAHAVVHLGKHGNLEWLPGKTAALSAECGPDAVLGDLPLVYPFLVNDPGEGTQAKRRAHATLVDHLVPPMARADSYGDIARLEQLLDEHSNIAAMDPAKLPAIRAQIWTLIQAAKLDHDLGLDERPEDDGFDDFLLHVDGWLCEIKDAQIRDGLHVLGQAPAGADRVNIVLAILRARQIWGGVSALPGLREALGLDEAALSLGATDAAEAQARALVEAMEAEDWNPAAVEKVAAGLPTAVAEVLTFAAAQVVPRLASTTDELDAVLHALRGGFVPAGPSGSPLRGLVNVLPTGRNFYSVDPKAVPSRLAWETGQALAASLVERYRADNDGEFPPSVGLSLWGTSAMRTAGDDIAEALALLGVRPVWDDASRRVTGLEPISLEELGRPRIDVTLRISGFFRDAFPHVVALLDDAVRLAARQEEPAADNFVRAHVQADLAEHGDERRATVRVFGSRPGTYGAGLLQLIDSRDWRTDADLAEVYTVWGGYAYGRDLNGRPAREEMETAYRRITVAAKNTDTREHDIADSDDYFQYHGGMVATVRALTGRNPAAYIGDSTRPETVRTRTLTEEAARVFRARVVNPRWLEAMRRHGYKGAFEMAATVDYLFGYDATTGVVADWMYEKLTQEYVLNPVNREFFAEANPWALHGIAERLLEAAERGMWAEPDAALLDELRQVFLETEGDLEGE; encoded by the coding sequence ATGATCCTGCTGCTGTCGACGTCCGACACCGACCTGCTGAGCGCCCGCGCGGCGGACGGCCCGGTGCCGTTCCGGCTGGGGAACCCGGCCCGCCTGTCGCCCGAGGAGCTGCCGGAGCTGCTGGCGGGCGTCGAGCTGGTGGTGGTGCGCCTGCTGGGCGGCCGCCGGGCCTGGCAGGAGGGCCTGGACGCGCTGCTCGCCGGGCCGCGCCCGGTGGTGGTGCTGACGGGTGAACAGGCGCCGGACGCGCAGCTGATGGAGCTGTCGACGGTGCCGGCGGGCATCGCCGCGGAGGCGCACGCGTACCTGGCGCACGGCGGCCCGGCGAACCTGGCCGAGCTGGGCGCCTTCCTGTCCGACACGGTGCTGCTGACCGGCCACGGCTTCGCTCCGCCCGCCTCCGCGCCCGCCTGGGGGCCGCTGGAGCGCACCGCGCGCACCGACGGCGGCCCGACCGTCGCGGTGCTGTACTACCGGGCGCACCACATGAGCGGGAACACCGCGTTCGTGGAGACGCTCTGCCGGGCGATCGAGGACCGGGGCGCGCAGGCCCGGGCGTACTTCTGCGCCTCGCTGCGCGGCGCCGAGCCCGAACTGCTGGCGGAGCTCGGCGCGGCCGACGTGATCGTGACCACCGTCCTCGCGGCGGGCGGCACCCGCCCGGCCGACGCGCAGGCCGGCGGCGACGAAGAGGCGTGGGACGCGGGCGCGTTGGCGGCGCTGGACCGGCCGATCATGCAGGCGCTGTGCCTGACCTGGTCGCGGGAGCAGTGGGAGGGCAGCGACGACGGCCTGTCTCCGCTGGACACCGCGACGCAGATCGCGGTGCCGGAGTTCGACGGCCGGCTGATCACCGTCCCGTTCTCCTTCAAGGAGGTCGACGAGGACGGGCTCACCGTGTACGCGGCGGATCCGGAGCGGGCGGCCCGGGTCGCGGGCATCGCGGTCCGGCACGCCCTGCTGCGGCACACCCCGGCGGCCGAGCGCCGGCTCGCGCTGGTGCTGTCCGCGTACCCGACCAAGCACGCCCGGGTCGGCAACGCGGTCGGCCTGGACACCCCCGCCTCGGCGATCCGGCTGCTGGAGCGGCTGCGCGCGGAAGGCATGGACCTGGGCGACAGCCTGCCGGGCCTGCACACCGACACCGACGGCGGCCACGAGGGCGACGCGCTGATCCACGCGCTGATCGAGGCGGGCGGCTACGACCAGGCGTGGCTGACGGAGGACCAGCTGTCCCGCAACCCGGTGCGCATCCCGGCGGCCGACTACCGCCGCTGGTACGCGACGCTGCCGGCGGCGCTGCGCGAGCGGGTGGAGCAGCACTGGGGCCCGGCGCCGGGTGAGCTGTACGTGGACCGTTCGCACAACCCGGACGGCGACATCGTGCTGGCCGCGATCCGCTCCGGCAACCTCCTGGTCCTGATCCAGCCGCCGCGCGGGTTCGGCGAGAACCCGGTGGCGATCTACCACGACCCCGACCTGCCGCCCAGCCACCACTACCTGGCGGCGTACCGGTGGATCTCGGCGGACCGGCAGGACGGCGGCTTCGGCGCGCACGCGGTGGTGCACCTGGGCAAGCACGGCAACCTGGAGTGGCTGCCGGGCAAGACCGCGGCGCTGTCGGCGGAGTGCGGTCCGGACGCCGTGCTGGGCGACCTGCCGCTGGTGTACCCGTTCCTGGTGAACGACCCGGGCGAGGGCACCCAGGCCAAGCGCCGGGCGCACGCCACGCTGGTCGACCACCTGGTGCCGCCGATGGCGCGCGCCGACTCCTACGGCGACATCGCGCGCCTGGAGCAGCTGCTGGACGAGCACTCCAACATCGCGGCGATGGACCCGGCGAAGCTGCCGGCGATCCGCGCGCAGATCTGGACGCTGATCCAGGCCGCCAAGCTCGACCACGACCTGGGGCTGGACGAGCGGCCGGAGGACGACGGCTTCGACGACTTCCTGCTGCACGTCGACGGCTGGCTGTGCGAGATCAAGGACGCGCAGATCCGCGACGGCCTGCACGTGCTCGGCCAGGCCCCGGCGGGCGCCGACCGGGTCAACATCGTGCTCGCCATCCTGCGGGCGCGGCAGATCTGGGGCGGCGTCAGCGCGCTGCCGGGCCTGCGCGAGGCGCTCGGCCTGGACGAGGCGGCGCTGTCGCTGGGCGCCACCGACGCCGCCGAGGCGCAGGCCCGCGCGCTGGTGGAGGCGATGGAGGCCGAGGACTGGAACCCGGCCGCGGTGGAGAAGGTCGCGGCCGGCCTGCCCACCGCGGTCGCCGAGGTGCTGACCTTCGCCGCCGCCCAGGTGGTGCCCCGGCTGGCCTCCACCACCGACGAGTTGGACGCGGTGCTGCACGCCCTGCGGGGCGGCTTCGTACCGGCCGGCCCGTCCGGTTCGCCGCTGCGCGGCCTGGTCAACGTGCTGCCGACCGGCCGCAACTTCTACTCGGTGGACCCGAAGGCGGTGCCGAGCCGCCTCGCCTGGGAGACCGGCCAGGCCCTCGCCGCCTCCCTGGTCGAGCGCTACCGGGCCGACAACGACGGCGAGTTCCCGCCCTCGGTCGGCCTGTCGCTGTGGGGCACCAGCGCGATGCGCACCGCGGGCGACGACATCGCCGAGGCGCTGGCCCTGCTGGGCGTGCGGCCGGTCTGGGACGACGCCTCGCGCCGGGTCACCGGCCTGGAGCCGATCTCCCTCGAGGAACTCGGCCGCCCCCGGATCGACGTGACGCTGCGCATCTCCGGCTTCTTCCGGGACGCGTTCCCGCACGTGGTGGCGCTGCTGGACGACGCGGTGCGGCTGGCGGCCCGTCAGGAGGAGCCCGCGGCGGACAACTTCGTCCGCGCGCACGTGCAGGCCGACCTGGCCGAGCACGGCGACGAACGGCGGGCCACCGTCCGGGTGTTCGGCTCCCGGCCGGGCACCTACGGCGCCGGCCTGCTGCAGCTGATCGACAGCCGGGACTGGCGCACCGACGCGGACCTCGCCGAGGTGTACACGGTGTGGGGCGGCTACGCGTACGGCCGGGACCTGAACGGGCGGCCCGCCCGGGAGGAGATGGAGACCGCCTACCGGCGGATCACCGTGGCGGCGAAGAACACCGACACCCGCGAGCACGACATCGCCGACTCCGACGACTACTTCCAGTACCACGGCGGCATGGTGGCCACCGTGCGCGCCCTGACCGGCCGGAACCCGGCCGCGTACATCGGCGACTCGACCCGCCCCGAGACGGTCCGCACCCGCACCCTCACCGAGGAGGCGGCCCGGGTCTTCCGCGCCCGGGTGGTCAACCCGCGCTGGCTGGAGGCGATGCGCCGGCACGGCTACAAGGGCGCCTTCGAGATGGCCGCGACCGTCGACTACCTGTTCGGCTACGACGCCACCACCGGCGTGGTCGCGGACTGGATGTACGAGAAGCTGACCCAGGAGTACGTCCTCAACCCGGTGAACCGGGAGTTCTTCGCCGAGGCCAACCCGTGGGCGCTGCACGGCATCGCGGAGCGCCTGCTGGAGGCGGCCGAGCGCGGCATGTGGGCGGAGCCGGACGCGGCGCTGCTGGACGAGCTGCGCCAGGTGTTCCTGGAGACGGAGGGCGACCTCGAGGGCGAGTGA
- a CDS encoding precorrin-8X methylmutase — translation MIEYEKDGAAIYRQSFATIRAEADLAGLPADVARVAVRMIHACGMTDLVDDLLWSPNAVADARRALHAGAPILCDVNMVASGVTRKRLPADNEVICTLTDPAVPELARRMGNTRSAAAMELWLPRLEGAVVAVGNAPTSLFRLLELIEAGAPRPAAVIGVPVGFIGAAESKQALAEHPSGLEHLVVRGRRGGSAMAAAAINAIASEEE, via the coding sequence ATGATCGAGTACGAGAAGGACGGCGCGGCCATCTACCGCCAGTCCTTCGCCACCATCCGCGCCGAGGCGGACCTGGCCGGCCTGCCCGCCGACGTGGCCCGGGTCGCCGTCCGGATGATCCACGCCTGCGGCATGACCGACCTGGTCGACGACCTGCTCTGGTCACCGAACGCGGTCGCCGACGCCCGCCGCGCCCTGCACGCCGGCGCGCCGATCCTGTGCGACGTCAACATGGTCGCCAGCGGCGTGACCCGCAAGCGGCTGCCCGCCGACAACGAGGTGATCTGCACCCTCACCGACCCGGCCGTCCCCGAACTCGCCCGCAGGATGGGCAACACCCGCAGCGCCGCCGCGATGGAGCTCTGGCTGCCCCGGCTGGAAGGCGCCGTGGTCGCCGTCGGCAACGCCCCCACCTCGCTGTTCCGGCTGCTGGAGCTGATCGAGGCCGGCGCGCCGCGCCCCGCCGCCGTGATCGGCGTCCCCGTCGGCTTCATCGGCGCCGCCGAGTCCAAGCAGGCCCTGGCCGAACACCCGTCCGGACTGGAGCACTTGGTGGTCCGGGGCCGCCGGGGCGGCAGCGCGATGGCCGCTGCCGCGATCAACGCGATTGCGAGCGAAGAGGAATGA
- a CDS encoding precorrin-2 C(20)-methyltransferase, giving the protein MTDTQDLSTAGGSEDRSDRSDGTGRTGRTGRTGRLYGVGVGPGDPSLVTVRAAELIGKADVVAYHCARHGRSHARAIAERYLTGGQIEERLMYPVTVETTDHPGGYRGALDDFYQEASERLAAHLDAGRDVVVLAEGDPLFYGSYQHMHKRLAHRYPTEVVPGVTSISAAAARLGAPLVEAEEVLTIIPGTLPEEELTARLASTDSAVVMKLGRTFPAVRRALERTGRLDEARYVERATMDGERTGALAGIDPESVPYFSVAVLPSRVAALDSAGQPFGAPAGPDGEPDGPGEVVVVGTGPAGPLWLTPEARGALAGATDLVGYTTYLDRVPVRPGQLRHGSDNKVEGVRAEFALELARRGRRVAVVSSGDPGVFAMATAVLEAACEDPYRDVPVRVLPGMTAAHAAASRAGAPLGHDYAVISLSDRLKPWEVIARRLRAAAEADLVLALYNPGSKSRTTQVGSARDLLLEYRDPATPVVLARDVGGPTERVRTVRLGALDPAEVDMRTLLLIGSTQTRWVRRGGDEEVVWTPRRYPEE; this is encoded by the coding sequence ATGACGGACACCCAGGACCTTTCGACCGCGGGCGGCTCCGAGGACCGCTCGGACCGCTCGGACGGCACCGGCCGCACCGGCCGCACCGGCCGCACCGGCCGGCTGTACGGCGTCGGCGTCGGGCCGGGCGACCCGTCGCTGGTGACGGTGCGGGCCGCCGAGCTGATCGGCAAGGCCGACGTGGTCGCCTACCACTGCGCCCGGCACGGCCGCTCGCACGCCCGGGCGATCGCCGAGCGCTACCTGACCGGCGGTCAGATAGAAGAGCGGCTGATGTACCCGGTCACCGTGGAGACCACCGACCACCCCGGCGGCTACCGCGGCGCCCTCGACGACTTCTACCAGGAGGCGTCCGAACGGCTCGCCGCGCACCTCGACGCCGGCCGCGACGTGGTCGTGCTCGCCGAGGGCGACCCGCTGTTCTACGGCTCCTACCAGCACATGCACAAGCGCCTCGCGCACCGCTACCCCACCGAGGTGGTGCCGGGCGTCACCTCGATCAGCGCCGCCGCCGCCCGCCTCGGCGCCCCGCTGGTGGAGGCCGAGGAAGTCCTGACGATCATTCCGGGCACCCTGCCGGAGGAGGAGTTGACGGCCCGCCTGGCCTCCACCGACTCCGCCGTCGTCATGAAGCTCGGCCGGACCTTCCCCGCCGTGCGCCGCGCCCTGGAGCGCACCGGCCGCCTCGACGAGGCCCGGTACGTGGAACGCGCCACCATGGACGGCGAGCGCACCGGCGCCCTCGCCGGGATCGACCCGGAGAGCGTGCCCTACTTCTCCGTCGCCGTGCTGCCCAGCCGGGTCGCCGCACTGGACTCCGCCGGGCAGCCCTTCGGTGCTCCGGCCGGACCGGACGGCGAACCGGACGGGCCCGGCGAGGTGGTGGTGGTCGGCACCGGACCGGCCGGCCCGCTGTGGCTGACCCCCGAGGCACGCGGCGCGCTCGCCGGCGCCACCGACCTGGTCGGCTACACCACCTACCTGGACCGGGTGCCGGTCCGGCCCGGGCAGCTCCGGCACGGCTCCGACAACAAGGTGGAGGGCGTCCGCGCCGAGTTCGCCCTGGAGCTGGCGCGCCGCGGCCGCCGGGTCGCGGTGGTCTCCTCCGGCGACCCGGGCGTGTTCGCGATGGCCACCGCCGTGCTGGAGGCCGCCTGCGAGGACCCCTACCGGGACGTCCCCGTGCGGGTGCTGCCCGGCATGACCGCCGCGCACGCCGCAGCCTCCCGGGCCGGTGCGCCGCTCGGGCACGACTACGCGGTGATATCGCTCTCCGACCGGCTCAAGCCCTGGGAGGTGATCGCCCGTCGGCTGCGCGCGGCGGCCGAGGCCGACCTGGTCCTCGCGCTGTACAACCCGGGCTCCAAGTCGCGTACCACGCAGGTCGGTTCGGCCCGGGACCTGCTGCTGGAGTACCGCGACCCGGCGACGCCGGTGGTGCTGGCGCGCGACGTCGGCGGCCCGACCGAGCGGGTCCGCACGGTGCGGCTCGGCGCGCTGGACCCGGCCGAGGTCGACATGCGCACCCTGCTGCTGATCGGCTCCACCCAGACCCGCTGGGTGCGGCGCGGCGGCGACGAAGAGGTGGTGTGGACGCCGCGCCGCTACCCCGAGGAGTAG
- a CDS encoding cobalt-precorrin-6A reductase: MHVLILGGTSEARRLADLLAGDPALRVTSSLAGRVAQPRLPAGEIRVGGFGGPSGLAGWLRTHRVDALLDATHPFAETISRNAAIAAADTGTPLLALRRPSWQAADGDRWHPVPTLAAAADALPALGARVFLTTGRQGIAAFAHLNSLWFLARSVEAPVPPMPAVTEVLLERGPFTLDGERELLRAHRIEVLVTKDSGSAATAPKLTAARELGLPVVVVQRPSAPEGVRTAPDLAGAVDWLRALST; the protein is encoded by the coding sequence ATGCACGTCCTGATCCTCGGCGGCACCAGCGAGGCCCGCCGGCTGGCCGACCTGCTGGCGGGCGACCCGGCGCTGCGGGTGACCAGCTCGCTGGCGGGGCGGGTCGCCCAGCCCCGGCTGCCCGCGGGGGAGATCAGGGTCGGCGGGTTCGGCGGCCCGAGCGGCCTCGCCGGCTGGCTGCGCACCCACCGGGTGGACGCCCTGCTGGACGCCACCCACCCGTTCGCCGAGACCATCAGCCGCAACGCGGCGATCGCCGCCGCCGACACCGGCACCCCGCTGCTGGCGCTGCGCCGCCCCAGCTGGCAGGCCGCCGACGGCGACCGCTGGCACCCGGTGCCGACCCTGGCCGCCGCCGCGGACGCGCTGCCCGCCCTCGGCGCCCGGGTGTTCCTCACCACCGGACGCCAGGGCATCGCCGCCTTCGCCCACCTGAACAGCCTCTGGTTCCTGGCCCGTTCGGTCGAGGCTCCGGTGCCGCCGATGCCCGCCGTGACCGAAGTCCTGCTGGAGCGCGGCCCGTTCACCCTGGACGGCGAACGCGAACTGCTGCGCGCGCACCGCATCGAGGTGCTGGTCACCAAGGACAGCGGCAGCGCCGCCACCGCGCCCAAGCTGACCGCCGCCCGCGAGCTCGGCCTGCCGGTCGTCGTCGTCCAGCGCCCGTCGGCCCCGGAGGGCGTCCGCACCGCACCGGACCTCGCCGGGGCGGTCGACTGGCTGCGCGCGCTGAGCACCTGA
- a CDS encoding cobalt-precorrin-5B (C(1))-methyltransferase, translated as MSGGRAGQLRSSGLRPGWTTGACATAATKAAYTALLGGAFPDPVEIALPRGERPAFALAVEELGPGRATAGVVKDAGDDPDVTHGALVRATVRAGAPGSGVVFRAGPGVGTVTKPGLPLPVGEPAVNPVPRQLMRAAIAEVAREFGASGDVEVELSVDGGEELARRTWNPRLGILGGLSILGTTGIVVPYSCSAWIDSIRRGIDVARAAGHTHVAGATGSTSERVAVAEYGLPEDALLDMGDFAGAVLKYLRRHPIARLTVCGGFAKLSKLAAGHLDLHSGRSQVDKPFLAGLARGAGADEELARRVEGANTALEAVQSCAAAGVPLGDAVAERARAAALEVLRGAPVAVDVICIDRAGTIVGRAAPAGP; from the coding sequence GTGAGCGGCGGGCGCGCGGGGCAGTTGCGCAGCAGTGGATTGCGGCCGGGGTGGACGACGGGGGCGTGCGCGACGGCGGCCACCAAGGCGGCCTACACGGCGCTGCTCGGCGGGGCCTTCCCGGATCCGGTGGAGATCGCCTTGCCGCGCGGCGAGCGGCCCGCGTTCGCGCTGGCGGTCGAGGAGTTGGGGCCGGGCCGGGCGACGGCCGGGGTGGTGAAGGACGCCGGGGACGACCCCGACGTGACGCACGGCGCGCTGGTGCGGGCCACGGTGCGGGCGGGCGCGCCCGGCAGCGGCGTGGTGTTCCGGGCGGGTCCCGGAGTGGGCACCGTCACCAAGCCGGGCCTGCCGCTGCCGGTCGGGGAGCCCGCCGTCAACCCGGTGCCCCGGCAGCTGATGCGGGCGGCGATCGCGGAGGTGGCGCGGGAGTTCGGGGCGTCCGGCGACGTGGAGGTGGAGCTGTCGGTGGACGGCGGCGAGGAGTTGGCCCGCCGGACCTGGAACCCGCGGCTGGGCATCCTCGGCGGCCTGTCGATCCTCGGCACCACCGGCATCGTCGTCCCGTACTCCTGCTCGGCGTGGATCGACTCGATCCGCCGCGGCATCGACGTGGCCCGCGCCGCCGGGCACACCCATGTCGCGGGCGCGACCGGGTCGACGTCGGAGAGGGTCGCCGTCGCCGAGTACGGGCTGCCGGAGGACGCGCTGCTCGACATGGGCGACTTCGCGGGAGCCGTCCTCAAGTACCTGCGCAGACACCCGATCGCGCGGCTCACCGTCTGCGGCGGCTTCGCCAAGCTGTCCAAGCTCGCGGCCGGGCACCTCGACCTGCACTCGGGCCGCTCGCAGGTCGACAAGCCGTTCCTCGCCGGACTGGCCCGTGGAGCGGGCGCCGACGAGGAGCTGGCCCGGCGGGTCGAGGGCGCCAACACCGCGCTGGAAGCAGTGCAGTCGTGCGCGGCGGCGGGCGTCCCGCTCGGCGACGCGGTGGCCGAGCGGGCCCGGGCCGCCGCGCTGGAGGTGCTGCGCGGCGCGCCCGTCGCGGTCGACGTGATCTGCATCGACCGCGCGGGCACGATCGTCGGGCGAGCCGCGCCGGCCGGCCCCTGA
- a CDS encoding RidA family protein produces MSDKTEIRTDGAPAPAWMFSQGVRKGPILQVSGQGPQDPATGEYLYHGDVKAQTRRTLENVKAIVEAGGATIEDVVMFRVYLTKRADFPLMNEVYAQFIEENVRPGGVKPCRTTVFVELPQEPMLVEIDAQAVVTD; encoded by the coding sequence ATGAGCGACAAGACCGAGATCCGCACCGACGGCGCCCCGGCCCCGGCCTGGATGTTCTCCCAGGGCGTCCGCAAGGGCCCGATCCTGCAGGTCTCCGGCCAGGGCCCGCAGGACCCGGCCACCGGCGAGTACCTGTACCACGGCGACGTGAAGGCGCAGACCCGCCGCACCCTGGAGAACGTCAAGGCGATCGTCGAGGCGGGCGGCGCCACGATCGAGGACGTGGTGATGTTCCGCGTCTACCTGACCAAGCGCGCGGACTTCCCGCTGATGAACGAGGTCTACGCCCAGTTCATCGAGGAGAACGTCCGGCCCGGCGGCGTGAAGCCGTGCCGGACCACCGTCTTCGTCGAACTCCCCCAGGAGCCGATGCTGGTGGAGATCGACGCCCAGGCCGTGGTCACCGACTGA
- a CDS encoding IclR family transcriptional regulator: MSQTVTRALRLLAELGEGERSLDQLADLIGVHKTTVLRLLQSLEEERFVYRDGQYRYHLGAGLFALSSLALEQRGIRRTAAPHLAELNASTGQTVHLAAYEGGEVVYIDKYDSRHPVRMYSRIGLRAALHNTAVAKVLLADLPPTERRRVVDTVEFTVHTPNTITSPQALLAELEQVAAQGWAQDHAEHEAFINCVAAPIRDASGRVVAAASISVPDVVLRYEQVLELLPQLLACTRAISADAGLPVRGLPS, from the coding sequence ATGAGCCAGACCGTCACCCGCGCCCTGCGCCTGCTCGCCGAACTCGGCGAGGGCGAACGCTCCCTCGACCAGCTGGCCGACCTGATCGGCGTGCACAAGACCACCGTGCTGCGGCTGCTGCAGAGCCTGGAGGAGGAGCGGTTCGTCTACCGCGACGGCCAGTACCGCTACCACCTCGGCGCCGGGCTGTTCGCGCTGTCCAGCCTCGCCCTGGAGCAGCGCGGCATCCGCCGCACCGCGGCCCCGCACCTCGCCGAACTGAACGCGTCGACCGGCCAGACCGTGCACCTGGCCGCGTACGAGGGCGGCGAGGTGGTCTACATCGACAAGTACGACTCGCGGCACCCGGTGCGGATGTACTCGCGGATCGGGCTGCGCGCGGCGCTGCACAACACGGCGGTCGCCAAGGTGCTGCTGGCCGACCTGCCGCCCACGGAGCGCCGCCGGGTGGTGGACACCGTCGAGTTCACCGTGCACACCCCGAACACCATCACCAGCCCGCAGGCCCTGCTCGCCGAGCTGGAGCAGGTCGCCGCGCAGGGCTGGGCGCAGGACCACGCCGAGCACGAGGCGTTCATCAACTGCGTGGCCGCGCCGATCCGGGACGCCTCCGGCCGGGTGGTGGCCGCCGCGTCGATATCGGTGCCGGACGTCGTCCTGCGCTACGAGCAGGTCCTCGAACTGCTCCCCCAGCTGCTCGCCTGCACCCGGGCGATCTCCGCCGACGCGGGCCTGCCCGTGCGCGGCCTTCCGTCCTGA
- a CDS encoding sugar kinase, giving the protein MADQDGGAAAARAVCLGESMAALLPDRPGPFEAVGVFRPSVGGAESNVAAALAGLGVPAAWISRVGADGFGRRLTGDLAAAGVDVSAVAVDPDRPTGVYLKETGGSALPHDLGAGRSRLHYYRSGSAASALSPALLADPAAAALLERAPLLHLTGITPALSDDCLALVRALLAARRPGRLVSFDLNWRPALWRRRDPSVLPPLLDAADVLLLGADEAEDAFGTGDPQAIRKRFPAPATVVVKDSGHLVTALDRRGGSVTEPALRVEVVEPTGAGDAFAAGYLAGTLRGLDQRSRLRLGHLAAAGALTAHTDHAALPDARTVAALLAADERDWAATLVTADGIDSPALARRTAAGPDSPALPLRTAGAPDTLDRSSGHP; this is encoded by the coding sequence ATGGCGGATCAGGACGGCGGGGCGGCCGCCGCCCGGGCGGTGTGCCTGGGCGAGTCGATGGCGGCGCTGCTGCCGGACCGGCCCGGGCCGTTCGAGGCCGTCGGCGTGTTCCGCCCCTCGGTGGGCGGCGCCGAGTCCAACGTCGCGGCGGCGCTCGCCGGGCTCGGCGTACCGGCGGCGTGGATCAGCCGGGTCGGCGCGGACGGGTTCGGCCGCCGGCTGACCGGGGACCTGGCCGCCGCGGGCGTCGACGTGTCGGCGGTCGCCGTGGACCCGGACCGCCCGACCGGCGTCTACCTGAAGGAGACCGGCGGCTCCGCGCTGCCGCACGACCTCGGCGCCGGCCGCTCCCGCCTGCACTACTACCGGTCCGGCTCCGCCGCCTCCGCGCTCTCCCCCGCACTGCTCGCCGACCCCGCCGCGGCCGCGCTGCTGGAGCGCGCCCCGCTGCTGCACCTGACCGGCATCACACCCGCCCTGTCCGACGACTGCCTGGCGCTGGTCCGCGCCCTGCTGGCCGCCCGCCGCCCGGGCCGGCTGGTCTCCTTCGACCTCAACTGGCGTCCCGCGCTGTGGCGACGGCGCGACCCGTCCGTGCTGCCCCCGCTGCTGGACGCCGCCGACGTGCTGCTGCTGGGCGCCGACGAGGCCGAGGACGCGTTCGGCACCGGCGACCCGCAGGCGATCCGAAAGCGCTTTCCCGCTCCGGCCACGGTGGTGGTCAAGGACTCCGGACACCTCGTCACCGCGCTCGACCGCCGCGGCGGTTCGGTCACCGAGCCGGCCCTGCGGGTCGAGGTGGTGGAGCCCACCGGCGCGGGCGACGCCTTCGCGGCCGGCTACCTCGCCGGGACCCTGCGCGGCCTCGACCAGCGCTCCCGGCTGCGCCTGGGCCACCTCGCCGCAGCCGGTGCGCTCACCGCGCACACCGACCACGCCGCGCTCCCGGACGCCCGCACGGTCGCCGCACTGCTCGCCGCCGACGAGCGCGACTGGGCCGCCACCCTGGTCACCGCGGACGGCATCGACTCCCCCGCCCTCGCGCGCCGCACCGCCGCCGGCCCCGACTCCCCGGCCCTGCCGCTCCGCACCGCCGGGGCCCCCGACACCCTCGACCGATCCTCGGGACACCCATGA